In Homo sapiens chromosome 11, GRCh38.p14 Primary Assembly, one DNA window encodes the following:
- the TRIM6 gene encoding tripartite motif-containing protein 6 isoform 1 (isoform 1 is encoded by transcript variant 1), whose product MCGSERILQAGNILEIRVGQAGARRVATMTSPVLVDIREEVTCPICLELLTEPLSIDCGHSFCQACITPNGRESVIGQEGERSCPVCQTSYQPGNLRPNRHLANIVRRLREVVLGPGKQLKAVLCADHGEKLQLFCQEDGKVICWLCERSQEHRGHHTFLVEEVAQEYQEKFQESLKKLKNEEQEAEKLTAFIREKKTSWKNQMEPERCRIQTEFNQLRNILDRVEQRELKKLEQEEKKGLRIIEEAENDLVHQTQSLRELISDLERRCQGSTMELLQDVSDVTERSEFWTLRKPEALPTKLRSMFRAPDLKRMLRVCRELTDVQSYWVDVTLNPHTANLNLVLAKNRRQVRFVGAKVSGPSCLEKHYDCSVLGSQHFSSGKHYWEVDVAKKTAWILGVCSNSLGPTFSFNHFAQNHSAYSRYQPQSGYWVIGLQHNHEYRAYEDSSPSLLLSMTVPPRRVGVFLDYEAGTVSFYNVTNHGFPIYTFSKYYFPTTLCPYFNPCNCVIPMTLRRPSS is encoded by the exons ATGTGCGGGTCAGAGAG GATTCTACAGGCAGGAAACATCTTAGAAATCAGGGTTGGGCAGGCAGGAGCCAGGAGAGTAGCTACAATGACTTCACCAGTACTGGTGGACATACGAGAAGAGGTGACCTGCCCTATCTGCCTGGAGCTCCTAACAGAACCCCTGAGCATAGACTGTGGCCACAGCTTCTGCCAAGCCTGCATCACACCAAATGGCAGGGAATCAGTGATTGGTCAAGAAGGGGAAAGAAGCTGCCCTGTGTGCCAGACCAGCTACCAGCCAGGGAACCTGCGGCCTAATCGGcatctggccaacatagtgaggcGGCTCAGAGAGGTAGTGTTGGGCCCTGGGAAGCAGCTGAAAGCAGTTCTTTGTGCAGACCATGGAGAAAAACTGCAGCTCTTCTGTCAGGAGGATGGGAAGGTCATTTGCTGGCTTTGTGAGCGGTCTCAGGAGCACCGTGGTCACCACACGTTCCTCGTGGAGGAGGTTGCCCAGGAGTACCAG GAGAAGTTTCAGGAGTCTCTAAAGAAGCTGAAGAACGAGGAGCAGGAAGCTGAGAAGCTAACAGCTTTtatcagagagaagaaaacatcCTGGAAG AATCAGATGGAGCCTGAGAGATGCAGGATCCAGACAGAGTTTAATCAGCTGCGAAATATCCTAGACAGAGTGGAGCAACGGGAGCTGAAAAAGCTggaacaggaagagaagaaggggCTACGAATTATAGAAGAGGCTGAGAATGATCTGGTCCACCAGACCCAGTCGCTGCGAGAGCTCATCTCGGATCTGGAGCGTCGATGTCAGGGGTCAACAATGGAGCTGCTGCAG GATGTGAGTGATGTCACAGAAAG GAGTGAGTTCTGGACCCTGAGGAAGCCAGAAGCTCTCCCTACAAAGCTGAGAAGTATGTTCCGAGCCCCAGATCTGAAAAGGATGCTGCGAGTGTGTAGAG AGCTGACAGATGTCCAAAGCTACTGGG TTGACGTGACCCTGAatccacacacagctaatttaaATCTTGTCCTGGCTAAAAACCGGAGACAAGTGAGGTTTGTGGGAGCTAAAGTATCTGGACCTTCCTGTCTGGAAAAGCATTATGACTGTAGTGTCCTGGGCTCCCAGCACTTCTCCTCTGGTAAGCATTACTGGGAGGTAGATGTGGCCAAGAAGACTGCCTGGATCCTGGGGGTATGCAGCAATTCACTGGGACCTACATTCTCTTTCAACCATTTTGCTCAAAATCACAGTGCTTACTCCAGGTATCAGCCTCAGAGTGGATACTGGGTGATTGGGTTACAGCATAACCATGAATATAGGGCCTATGAGGattcttccccttccctgcttCTCTCCATGACAGTGCCCCCTCGCCGTGTTGGGGTTTTCTTAGATTATGAGGCTGGTACTGTCTCCTTTTATAATGTCACAAACCATGGCTTCCCCATCTACACTTTCTCTAAATATTACTTTCCCACTACTCTTTGTCCATATTTTAATCCTTGCAACTGTGTAATTCCTATGACCCTGCGTCGTCCAAGCTCTTGA
- the TRIM6 gene encoding tripartite motif-containing protein 6 isoform 2 (isoform 2 is encoded by transcript variant 2) — protein sequence MTSPVLVDIREEVTCPICLELLTEPLSIDCGHSFCQACITPNGRESVIGQEGERSCPVCQTSYQPGNLRPNRHLANIVRRLREVVLGPGKQLKAVLCADHGEKLQLFCQEDGKVICWLCERSQEHRGHHTFLVEEVAQEYQEKFQESLKKLKNEEQEAEKLTAFIREKKTSWKNQMEPERCRIQTEFNQLRNILDRVEQRELKKLEQEEKKGLRIIEEAENDLVHQTQSLRELISDLERRCQGSTMELLQDVSDVTERSEFWTLRKPEALPTKLRSMFRAPDLKRMLRVCRELTDVQSYWVDVTLNPHTANLNLVLAKNRRQVRFVGAKVSGPSCLEKHYDCSVLGSQHFSSGKHYWEVDVAKKTAWILGVCSNSLGPTFSFNHFAQNHSAYSRYQPQSGYWVIGLQHNHEYRAYEDSSPSLLLSMTVPPRRVGVFLDYEAGTVSFYNVTNHGFPIYTFSKYYFPTTLCPYFNPCNCVIPMTLRRPSS from the exons ATGACTTCACCAGTACTGGTGGACATACGAGAAGAGGTGACCTGCCCTATCTGCCTGGAGCTCCTAACAGAACCCCTGAGCATAGACTGTGGCCACAGCTTCTGCCAAGCCTGCATCACACCAAATGGCAGGGAATCAGTGATTGGTCAAGAAGGGGAAAGAAGCTGCCCTGTGTGCCAGACCAGCTACCAGCCAGGGAACCTGCGGCCTAATCGGcatctggccaacatagtgaggcGGCTCAGAGAGGTAGTGTTGGGCCCTGGGAAGCAGCTGAAAGCAGTTCTTTGTGCAGACCATGGAGAAAAACTGCAGCTCTTCTGTCAGGAGGATGGGAAGGTCATTTGCTGGCTTTGTGAGCGGTCTCAGGAGCACCGTGGTCACCACACGTTCCTCGTGGAGGAGGTTGCCCAGGAGTACCAG GAGAAGTTTCAGGAGTCTCTAAAGAAGCTGAAGAACGAGGAGCAGGAAGCTGAGAAGCTAACAGCTTTtatcagagagaagaaaacatcCTGGAAG AATCAGATGGAGCCTGAGAGATGCAGGATCCAGACAGAGTTTAATCAGCTGCGAAATATCCTAGACAGAGTGGAGCAACGGGAGCTGAAAAAGCTggaacaggaagagaagaaggggCTACGAATTATAGAAGAGGCTGAGAATGATCTGGTCCACCAGACCCAGTCGCTGCGAGAGCTCATCTCGGATCTGGAGCGTCGATGTCAGGGGTCAACAATGGAGCTGCTGCAG GATGTGAGTGATGTCACAGAAAG GAGTGAGTTCTGGACCCTGAGGAAGCCAGAAGCTCTCCCTACAAAGCTGAGAAGTATGTTCCGAGCCCCAGATCTGAAAAGGATGCTGCGAGTGTGTAGAG AGCTGACAGATGTCCAAAGCTACTGGG TTGACGTGACCCTGAatccacacacagctaatttaaATCTTGTCCTGGCTAAAAACCGGAGACAAGTGAGGTTTGTGGGAGCTAAAGTATCTGGACCTTCCTGTCTGGAAAAGCATTATGACTGTAGTGTCCTGGGCTCCCAGCACTTCTCCTCTGGTAAGCATTACTGGGAGGTAGATGTGGCCAAGAAGACTGCCTGGATCCTGGGGGTATGCAGCAATTCACTGGGACCTACATTCTCTTTCAACCATTTTGCTCAAAATCACAGTGCTTACTCCAGGTATCAGCCTCAGAGTGGATACTGGGTGATTGGGTTACAGCATAACCATGAATATAGGGCCTATGAGGattcttccccttccctgcttCTCTCCATGACAGTGCCCCCTCGCCGTGTTGGGGTTTTCTTAGATTATGAGGCTGGTACTGTCTCCTTTTATAATGTCACAAACCATGGCTTCCCCATCTACACTTTCTCTAAATATTACTTTCCCACTACTCTTTGTCCATATTTTAATCCTTGCAACTGTGTAATTCCTATGACCCTGCGTCGTCCAAGCTCTTGA
- the TRIM6 gene encoding tripartite motif-containing protein 6 isoform 3 (isoform 3 is encoded by transcript variant 3), producing the protein MEPERCRIQTEFNQLRNILDRVEQRELKKLEQEEKKGLRIIEEAENDLVHQTQSLRELISDLERRCQGSTMELLQDVSDVTERSEFWTLRKPEALPTKLRSMFRAPDLKRMLRVCRELTDVQSYWVDVTLNPHTANLNLVLAKNRRQVRFVGAKVSGPSCLEKHYDCSVLGSQHFSSGKHYWEVDVAKKTAWILGVCSNSLGPTFSFNHFAQNHSAYSRYQPQSGYWVIGLQHNHEYRAYEDSSPSLLLSMTVPPRRVGVFLDYEAGTVSFYNVTNHGFPIYTFSKYYFPTTLCPYFNPCNCVIPMTLRRPSS; encoded by the exons ATGGAGCCTGAGAGATGCAGGATCCAGACAGAGTTTAATCAGCTGCGAAATATCCTAGACAGAGTGGAGCAACGGGAGCTGAAAAAGCTggaacaggaagagaagaaggggCTACGAATTATAGAAGAGGCTGAGAATGATCTGGTCCACCAGACCCAGTCGCTGCGAGAGCTCATCTCGGATCTGGAGCGTCGATGTCAGGGGTCAACAATGGAGCTGCTGCAG GATGTGAGTGATGTCACAGAAAG GAGTGAGTTCTGGACCCTGAGGAAGCCAGAAGCTCTCCCTACAAAGCTGAGAAGTATGTTCCGAGCCCCAGATCTGAAAAGGATGCTGCGAGTGTGTAGAG AGCTGACAGATGTCCAAAGCTACTGGG TTGACGTGACCCTGAatccacacacagctaatttaaATCTTGTCCTGGCTAAAAACCGGAGACAAGTGAGGTTTGTGGGAGCTAAAGTATCTGGACCTTCCTGTCTGGAAAAGCATTATGACTGTAGTGTCCTGGGCTCCCAGCACTTCTCCTCTGGTAAGCATTACTGGGAGGTAGATGTGGCCAAGAAGACTGCCTGGATCCTGGGGGTATGCAGCAATTCACTGGGACCTACATTCTCTTTCAACCATTTTGCTCAAAATCACAGTGCTTACTCCAGGTATCAGCCTCAGAGTGGATACTGGGTGATTGGGTTACAGCATAACCATGAATATAGGGCCTATGAGGattcttccccttccctgcttCTCTCCATGACAGTGCCCCCTCGCCGTGTTGGGGTTTTCTTAGATTATGAGGCTGGTACTGTCTCCTTTTATAATGTCACAAACCATGGCTTCCCCATCTACACTTTCTCTAAATATTACTTTCCCACTACTCTTTGTCCATATTTTAATCCTTGCAACTGTGTAATTCCTATGACCCTGCGTCGTCCAAGCTCTTGA
- the TRIM34 gene encoding E3 ubiquitin-protein ligase TRIM34 isoform 3 (isoform 3 is encoded by transcript variant 3), with the protein MASKILLNVQEEVTCPICLELLTEPLSLDCGHSLCRACITVSNKEAVTSMGGKSSCPVCGISYSFEHLQANQHLANIVERLKEVKLSPDNGKKRDLCDHHGEKLLLFCKEDRKVICWLCERSQEHRGHHTVLTEEVFKECQEKLQAVLKRLKKEEEEAEKLEADIREEKTSWKYQVQTERQRIQTEFDQLRSILNNEEQRELQRLEEEEKKTLDKFAEAEDELVQQKQLVRELISDVECRSQWSTMELLQDMSGIMKWCVWVARSGACEL; encoded by the exons ATGGCTTCAAAAATCTTGCTTAACGTACAAGAGGAGGTGACCTGTCCCATCTGCCTGGAGCTGTTGACAGAACCCTTGAGTCTAGACTGTGGCCACAGCCTCTGCCGAGCCTGCATCACTGTGAGCAACAAGGAGGCAGTGACCAGCATGGGAGGAAAAAGCAGCTGTCCTGTGTGTGGTATCAGTTACTCATTTGAACATCTACAGGCTAATCAGcatctggccaacatagtggagaGACTCAAGGAGGTCAAGTTGAGCCCAGACAATGGGAAGAAGAGAGATCTCTGTGATCATCATGGAGAGAAACTCCTACTCTTCTGTAAGGAGGATAGGAAAGTCATTTGCTGGCTTTGTGAGCGGTCTCAGGAGCACCGTGGTCACCACACAGTCCTCACGGAGGAAGTATTCAAGGAATGTCAG GAGAAACTCCAGGCAGtcctcaagaggctgaagaaggaagaggaggaagctgagaagCTGGAAGCTGAcatcagagaagagaaaacttCCTGGAAG TATCAGGTACAAACTGAGAGACAAAGGATACAAACAGAATTTGATCAGCTTAGAAGCATCCTAAATAATGAGGAGCAGAGAGAGCTGCAAagattggaagaagaagaaaagaagacgCTGGATAAGTTTGCAGAGGCTGAGGATGAGCTAGTTCAGCAGAAGCAGTTGGTGAGAGAGCTCATCTCAGATGTGGAGTGTCGGAGTCAGTGGTCAACAATGGAGCTGCTGCAG gACATGAGTGGAATCATGAAATGGTGCGTATGGGTGGCCAGGAGTGGTGCTTGTGAGTTATAA